A genomic segment from Acidobacteriota bacterium encodes:
- a CDS encoding FtsX-like permease family protein, with protein sequence MLMHVFKLIWNRKRANALIIAELALAFLVVFFIAAVGAHFLHRWNQPLGFEWRNTLEILPSKALVGQSWSEEDGRRARALVSTLEDQPEVEWVHHSFPPFRQWAWRTSVGLDERQVGVNVNWMSDGAPEDFGVELLEGRFFAETDATPDRIPVLIDQQVAAAIFPRGFEPGRDIRLRDDSEERPSWIAVGVFRAFRQQGELGAVRPYLIARFPKEDLTQGISTLQVRLKAGTPVSFEEKLQELVGAEADTWSVTVTPLERLRADRIREMVLPLMVAFWIAAFLLLMVAFGLFGVLWQSVTRRTDELGLRRALGAPKGRIYHLIVVETLAIAVFASLVACVVAIQFPVTGAFPALDWRASLTGMGLGLVTLLALAGICSLYPAWLASRPSPAEALHYE encoded by the coding sequence ATGTTGATGCATGTTTTCAAGCTGATCTGGAACCGCAAACGGGCCAACGCCCTGATCATCGCCGAGCTCGCCCTGGCGTTTCTGGTCGTATTCTTCATCGCCGCCGTCGGAGCCCATTTCCTGCATCGTTGGAATCAGCCGCTGGGCTTCGAATGGCGCAACACTCTCGAGATCCTGCCCAGCAAGGCCCTCGTCGGGCAATCCTGGTCCGAGGAGGACGGCCGGCGGGCCCGGGCACTGGTGTCGACTCTCGAGGATCAGCCCGAAGTGGAATGGGTGCACCATTCCTTTCCCCCCTTCCGCCAATGGGCCTGGCGCACCAGCGTCGGGCTCGATGAGCGGCAGGTCGGCGTCAACGTCAACTGGATGAGCGATGGTGCCCCCGAAGACTTCGGTGTCGAGCTTCTCGAAGGACGGTTCTTCGCCGAAACGGACGCGACTCCGGATCGCATTCCGGTCCTCATCGACCAGCAGGTGGCGGCGGCGATCTTTCCGCGAGGATTCGAGCCCGGAAGGGATATTCGACTGCGGGACGATTCCGAAGAGCGGCCTAGCTGGATCGCCGTCGGAGTCTTCCGTGCTTTTCGTCAGCAGGGTGAGCTGGGCGCCGTACGGCCCTACCTCATCGCTCGCTTCCCGAAAGAGGACCTCACCCAAGGCATCTCGACCCTTCAGGTGCGCCTCAAGGCCGGTACGCCGGTGTCCTTCGAAGAGAAGCTGCAGGAGCTGGTGGGGGCCGAGGCCGATACTTGGAGCGTGACCGTCACGCCCCTCGAGCGTCTGCGGGCGGATCGCATTCGCGAGATGGTGCTGCCCTTGATGGTGGCCTTCTGGATCGCCGCTTTCTTGCTCCTGATGGTGGCCTTCGGTCTGTTCGGTGTTCTCTGGCAGAGCGTGACTCGACGCACCGACGAGCTCGGTCTGCGCCGTGCCCTCGGTGCCCCGAAAGGTCGCATCTACCATTTGATTGTGGTCGAGACGCTGGCCATCGCGGTCTTCGCCTCGTTGGTGGCCTGCGTGGTGGCGATCCAGTTTCCGGTCACCGGAGCCTTTCCGGCCCTCGACTGGCGAGCCTCCCTGACGGGCATGGGCCTCGGTCTCGTGACCCTTCTCGCCTTGGCCGGGATCTGCTCTCTCTATCCGGCTTGGTTGGCTTCGCGGCCGTCGCCGGCCGAAGCGCTGCACTATGAGTGA
- a CDS encoding ABC transporter permease: MLRNYLLTAYKVLLRRKFFTFVNLFAIALTIGVLTVVFALLQNLLQPIGVERRSDHYLAVENAELAAEDGSQNWHSSPGYRMIERHFLPLQEPDLVAFVQRSSEGTVFVDGRKLMPQIAATDANFWKIMEFEFLSGRGISSDDVEQGRFVAVLNRTTAENIFGSADALGRSLVANGQRFEVIGVVADVPVLRRHAFSEIWIPFSTLPSSNFRRDWMGSFNVFLYAEDRSRLPVIEKEVWTSFESFVHDDPETFQLASAPANSKLASLARELLDRRNERDSGVGQLVAVLIGGILLFMLLPSINLINLNVSRILERSSEIGVRRAFGASSRDLVGQFLIENLVLSLLGGGLGYLLGRLFLWLVEESGMIPYAEFEIDLGVFGLSLLAMLVFGLVSGVYPALKMARLHPVKALRGG; this comes from the coding sequence ATGCTGCGCAACTATCTCCTCACCGCCTACAAGGTGCTGCTGCGGCGCAAGTTCTTCACCTTCGTCAACCTGTTTGCGATCGCTCTGACGATCGGCGTTCTGACGGTGGTCTTCGCCTTGCTGCAGAACCTCCTCCAGCCGATCGGCGTCGAACGCCGGAGCGACCACTACCTGGCGGTCGAGAACGCCGAGCTCGCCGCCGAGGACGGCAGCCAGAACTGGCACTCGAGTCCCGGCTATCGCATGATCGAGCGCCATTTCCTGCCGCTTCAGGAACCGGACCTGGTGGCCTTCGTGCAGCGCTCGTCGGAAGGTACGGTGTTCGTCGACGGGCGCAAGCTGATGCCTCAGATCGCGGCCACCGACGCCAACTTTTGGAAGATCATGGAGTTCGAGTTTCTGAGCGGTCGCGGTATTTCCTCGGACGACGTCGAGCAGGGGCGCTTCGTGGCGGTGCTCAATCGCACCACCGCCGAGAACATCTTCGGCAGCGCCGACGCTCTCGGCCGGTCCTTGGTCGCCAATGGACAACGCTTCGAGGTCATCGGCGTGGTCGCCGACGTGCCGGTGCTGCGTCGCCATGCCTTCTCCGAGATCTGGATTCCATTCTCGACGCTGCCGTCGAGCAACTTTCGGCGCGATTGGATGGGGTCCTTCAACGTCTTTCTCTATGCCGAGGACCGCTCTCGCCTGCCGGTGATCGAAAAGGAGGTGTGGACCTCCTTCGAGAGTTTTGTCCACGACGACCCGGAGACCTTTCAGCTCGCCTCGGCGCCGGCCAACAGCAAGCTCGCGTCGCTGGCCCGGGAGCTGCTCGACCGGCGCAATGAACGCGACAGCGGTGTCGGGCAACTGGTGGCGGTGCTGATCGGCGGCATCCTGCTGTTCATGCTGTTGCCTTCGATCAATCTGATCAATCTCAACGTCAGCCGAATCCTCGAGCGATCTTCGGAGATCGGCGTCCGGCGCGCTTTCGGAGCGTCGTCCCGGGATCTGGTGGGACAGTTTCTGATCGAGAACCTGGTGCTCTCATTGCTCGGCGGCGGCCTCGGCTACCTCCTCGGGAGGCTTTTTCTCTGGCTGGTCGAAGAGAGCGGCATGATTCCCTATGCCGAGTTCGAGATCGATCTCGGGGTCTTCGGCCTGTCCCTCTTGGCGATGCTGGTGTTCGGCCTCGTCTCCGGTGTCTATCCCGCGCTCAAGATGGCGCGACTCCACCCGGTGAAAGCGCTGCGAGGAGGATGA
- a CDS encoding ABC transporter ATP-binding protein, with the protein MIELKNVSKIYRSERIETLALDRVELTIETGEMVSIMGPSGCGKSTLLNLMGLLDAPSEGEVRLAGERVADFGDRRLAALRNKLVGFVFQSFHLIPDLSVADNVEIPLLYRRLSRQERRRKALQALERVGLTSRVDHFPTQLSGGQQQRAAIARAIVAAPRVLLADEPTGNLDSHMGDEIMAILEGLNRDENTTIVMVTHDPEKARQTERTIRIFDGRLVA; encoded by the coding sequence ATGATCGAACTGAAGAATGTGAGCAAGATTTATCGCTCGGAGCGTATCGAAACGCTGGCCCTGGATCGCGTCGAGCTGACCATCGAGACCGGAGAAATGGTCTCCATCATGGGGCCTTCCGGTTGTGGCAAGAGCACTCTGCTCAATCTCATGGGATTGCTCGATGCGCCGAGCGAAGGCGAGGTGCGCTTGGCTGGCGAGCGGGTGGCCGATTTCGGCGATCGGAGACTCGCCGCGCTGCGCAACAAGCTCGTCGGCTTCGTCTTCCAGAGCTTTCATTTGATTCCGGATCTCAGCGTGGCGGACAACGTCGAGATCCCGCTGCTCTACCGGCGCCTGTCGCGGCAGGAGCGGCGGCGCAAGGCGCTGCAAGCGCTCGAGCGGGTCGGCCTGACGTCGCGCGTCGACCACTTCCCGACGCAGCTTTCCGGCGGGCAGCAGCAACGCGCGGCGATCGCACGGGCGATCGTCGCGGCGCCGCGGGTCCTGCTGGCGGACGAACCGACGGGCAATCTCGACAGTCACATGGGCGACGAGATCATGGCGATTCTCGAAGGATTGAACCGCGACGAGAACACCACCATCGTCATGGTCACCCACGACCCCGAGAAGGCTCGCCAGACGGAGCGCACCATTCGCATTTTCGACGGCCGTCTGGTGGCCTAG